In Mechercharimyces sp. CAU 1602, the DNA window CCGCTGCTTGATTTTGAAGAACCTGCTGCTTCGACCGAGCCCCAACCAGAACCGTGGTCAGCTCCAGGAGAAGGATACCTATGGTGGGATATGTCCACTTTTAGTCCAGGTGCCTATGGTTCTAGTAAAGAAGCTGAACAAAATCCAACTTATTCGCTTGTACACCAAGATGTCCTCCCCAATGCAGAAACTTTCCAGATTCGTGTTGTGATGGAGGATCTCGTCCCAGGTTCTACAGTGAATGATGTTAATCTTGGTATTTACGTAGCAGGTGGATCACAAGTAGCTAAGGTACAAAATGAAGACGGTAGCTGGCCAGATAACTATGGCTATAGCCCGTATTTTTCAATGACCGCTGACCAGTTAGGTCGCGCTACCAAAGATGTGACTGTACAGATAAAAGAAGGAACCGTAGGCGAGGCTAATTTGCGTCTGCGTAAAGGGTCGAGTAAACTGCTGACGAACGCAGTTACTATTGATAATGTGCCAGCAGAAGATTTGCCTAAAGATGAAATAGAATTACCTGCATTAAGTAGTATTGCTGATGCTCGTAAACAGGCAGAAAACAAGCTAGTAACAGTAGAAGGCGTTATTACAACGAAGCCAGGAATCTTTGGTAGCGAAGCATTTTATCTACAGGATGATACAGCAGGGATTTATGTATATCAAAAAGATAGCGGTTTCGAAGTAGGTGACAAGGTACGCATCAGTGCGCCTATTGTTATCTATAATACAGAGGTGGAACTGACAAACCTTGTAGCTATTGAGAAAGTAGGGACGGGCGAACTGCCAGAACCGAAAGTAGTGGAAGCGGCAGGTGACAGTAATCAAGGTGAGTTGATTCGTTTAGATAATGTCTCTATTGAGTCACTAGGTGAACCTTCACAGCACGGTACTTTTGAATTTGATGCTGTGGCAGGAGAGAAGACGACACGTGTGCGTGTGGATGGACGTACTGGAATTAAGTATGATGAGATTGTTGCACAGTATGAAGGTAAGAAAGTGAATATCTCTGGGGTATCCTCTATTTATAAGGGTACTTATCAACTTAAACCCCTTTCTGTAGAAGGTTTTAGTATAGCAGATGTTACTGCGCCACAAACAGAAGTAAGTGTGACAGGTGATGTATTCTCCACTGGTGTTTACTCAGGTGAAGCTAAGATTACTCTTACCGCTTCGGATGAGGGTACAGGAGTGGAAAAAGTAGAGTACCGCATTGGTGAAGATGAGTGGAAGCAGTATGAAGAACCTATCGTTGTAAGTGCAGAAGGGAAAACAAGCCTTCAGTATCGTGCATTCGATAAGACAGGTAATGTAGAAGAAGTGAAAGAAGTAAGCGTAGACGTGTTGACTGTAAGTGCTAAGAGTTTAAAGAAAATGATCAAGTCATCTAATATTGATCCGAAAGCGGTGGAGCGTCTACTCTTAGTAAAAGCAAAAGCAGTAGATTACTACTTTAAGAAAGCGGATCATTACCATGAAAGAGGAAATGCGAGATTAGCGCAAGGCTATGAAAAAGCGGGTAAAACCACACTGAAGTGTTTAAGCGATCTGGTTGATAAAGCAGATGCTTCGAAAGATGAGAAAAAAGATATCAACATGATGATTGATTCACTTATCGATAGTCGGAAGTAATGGATAGGGGGGAGTAGATGGCCTGGAGGTCTTTGCTCCCTCTTTTTATACATACATATGAAAACTCTTTTTTCTAGACTGGATATAGTATAAGTAATGATAGCCGGGTGCAATCGGCTATCTCAGTGATGCATGGCAGATGGATGTGCATATGGGATGAGTATAATTCAACAATGCCAGAAATAGAGTAAGGCGAGTAGTTATTCATGTGATTGGTGGCATGTAGAGGAATAAAAAAAATACTGATATGAGGTGGATACCTTCATATCAGTACATAGACTCGCTAAAAATTGTTATACAATTTTCTTGCGGATATAGCTAGAGAGAAGATCGAGAACCATAACCATGACAATAATACCGAAGAGAATAATTCCAACACGATCCCACGCTCGGGTTTGCAAAGCGAATAGCAAGGGTGCCCCGATACCGCCTGCACCAATGATGCCCAGAATGGTAGCAGAGCGAAGGTTAATTTCAAAACGGTATAAAGTATAAGAGATGAAGGATGGAATCACTTGTGGGATCACTGCAAACCACAATATTTGGAGCTTGTTCGCGCCAGATGCTAGTAGTGCTTCCATAGGACCATCATCTATGGTTTCAATCGACTCAGAGTATAGTTTTCCTAGCATCCCGATGGAATGAATTCCGAGTGCGAGTACCCCAGCAAATGCTCCTGGTCCTACTGCTTTAATAAAGAGCAATGCCATTACGATTTCAGGAAAGGTGCGAATAAAACTGAGGACAAATGTCCCTGATTCCGAAATAAAGCGGTACCGACTTAAGTTGCGAGCAGCCCAGAATGCGAAAGGCAGACAGAGAAACGCTGATACGAATGTACCTAAATAAGCGATGGAAAGCGTCTCAAGCAGGCCACGTAATAAGTCCCCGCCCTCAGGGTTATATACATAATCCCAGTCGGGATGTAGAAGTCCATCCAAGATGGAAAGAGATATTTGTCCAGCGGTTTCTTGAAATATTAGGCTAGGCATTCCTGCAAATGCCCAGATGTAGATGCCAATGATGGCAAAGATGATGACCCATTTGCGCCAGTTACGTGGTTGTTTTGTTTGCAAACTCATAACAATTTCTCCCGTATTTTTTTGGTTATAAAGTCAATAACCATGACCACGACTAAGGTTAATAGGATGATTGAGGACATTTGGTCATAACGTAAGAAGCCGAGGGTACTCTTATAATGCATCCCAATCCCACCTGCTCCTACTAGCCCTAAGATAGCTGCGGCACGAATATTGATTTCAAAGGTATAGAGAAAGTAAGCAGCAAATTGAGCGGATACTTGTGGAATCACACTAAAGAAAATCCATTGAATCTTATTCGCCCCTACAGCAGTCATGGCTTCCATTGGTCCAGGATCAATGGTTTCAACAAACTCATAAGTTAGCTTGGCAATAATGCCGAGAGAAAAGATTGTTAAAGCAAAAATCCCTGGAATAATACCTAAGCCAAAGATAGCTACGAAGATAGCTGCTAAAAGGAGATCAGGAATCGTGCGGAGGATATTCAACACAAAGCGTGCAGGCTGAACAACCCAAGAAGACGGAAATACATTGTAGGCAGAGAAAAGTGAAAGTGGGATAGCTAGTATAGCGCCAAATGTTGCGCCTAATAGTGCCATACGAATTGTTTGAAACATATCACCATAAATTCGGTCGAAGTACGCCCAATCAGGCGGAACCATTTGAACGAGGATTTCCCCCATTTCAGGAATACCAACGAAGACATCCGTTAGTGTAGCTCCTGTTTGATAGGCACTACCCCAAAGAAAGAGTAGGATTAATGTCCATGTCAGTGTTGACTTCGTTTTTGAAGGTGATACGATGCTGTTTTCATTCATATCCCTTAATCTCCTAACAATTCGTCGTTTTTAATATCGCGTCCGTAGATTTCGGAGAATTTCTCATCTGTAGCTTCTGCAACAGGACCATCGAAGACCAGTTCTCCATCACGGAGCCCGATGATGCGGGTCGCATACTCACGTGCAATATCGATAAAGTGTAAGTTAACTACCATGGTGATCCCTAACTCTTGGTTAATGCGACGCAGATCGTCCATAACTTGACGAGTTGTGAGAGGATCGAGCGAAGCTACAGGTTCGTCAGCAAGAATGATCTTCGCTTCTTGTGCTAATGCACGCGCAATGGATACCCGTTGTTGCTGTCCACCAGATAGTTCATCTGCACGTGTTTGCGCTTTATCAGGAATACCCACACGCTCGAGAGCTTGTAGCGCTAACTCTACATCTTTTTTTGGCCATAATCCCAATAAAGTACGTAGGGTGGAGTGGTAAGCAACTCGACCCGATAAGATGTTTTTTAAGACAGTGGTACGCTTAATCAAGTTGAAACTTTGAAAAATCATACCGATATCACGACGAATCTTACGTAGCTGATCTCCTTTGGCTTTCGTAATGGAGTTGCCGTTGATAATGATTTCTCCGTCTGTGATTTCATGCAGGCGGTTGATCGAGCGAAGAAGTGTTGATTTTCCCGCACCAGAGCGACCTACAATAACAACAAAATCCCCTTGATTAATCGTAGTATCAATTTGATTTAAACCGACTGTTCCATTTGGGTACACTTTGGATATATTCTTTAATTCAATCATGTTTTTCCAACCTTCTTCGTAAAGTTTAGGAAAAGAAAAAGGCCGTTCATCACGAGAACGGCCATAGGAACTGTGATACTAATTACTGTAACGACTCCACTTTTTCTTGATATTCGCGAACGATGTCAAATGTTTTATCGTCAGAAGCGGTATAGCCTTCATGCGAATACATGCTGGAGATGATTTTTTGGCCTTCAGAGTCTTTACCTATAGCGATAAAGGCATCTTGAATTTTCTTTTTCCATTCGTCGGATAGATCCGGACGTACACTGATTGTGTCGTTCGGGATTGGCTCAGTAGCATGTACAATCTTTGTTTCTTCAAACACTTTAGGGAAATCGCCTTTAACGATATTACGAGCATCACCAAAAACGGCAGCTGCATCTACTTGGCCATTGAGTACAGCTAAAACGGCTTCACTATGTCCTTGCAAGATGGTGCTTTTTACATCTTTTTGAGGGTCAACACCGGCTTTGTTTAATTCGACTGCTGGCCATACATAGCCGGCAGAAGAAGTTACATCTTGCCAAGCGATTGATTTACCTTTAAGGTCTTCTAAACTATTAATATCGGAGTCTTTTTTAGCAATGATATATGCTAGGTAGTAGTCAACTAATTCGTCAGTAGCCGCTCCATCTTCTTTATTGACACCATAACGTTGTGCTTGAAGTAGCACTTCGGCAGCACCTTTATCTTTAGCTAGTACATAACCGGTTGGTGGCAAAAAGCCGACGTCTACCTTTTTAGAATCCATCGCTTCGATGATGGTGCTATAGTCAGTAGAGATGCTTACGTTTACCGGAATATCCAGTTGTTCTTCGAGCAGTTTAGCGAGTGGCTTAGCATTCGCTTCCAATACAGCGGCATTTTGCGAAGGGATAAGCTGGACATTTAATTCTTTTGGTGTATATTTTTCTGATTTATTATCGTCAGCCGCTTCCCCACCACAGCCGGCTAGCAGTCCTCCTGCGAGTGCAACGGAAAGTCCGACACCCATGAGTCGTTTGAACATGATGAAACCCCCATTTAACATAGTGAATACGAATTCCATAAACAATATATCACATTTTGCACTTTTGTGTGTAAATATCATAGAAAAAATCGTGATTATTTGTTTCCAGTTGGTGACGAAAGAAGAAAGCAGGTATAATTAGGTGTGGTATTATCGTGAAAAGAGAGAAGTAGTGAGATAGCGCTGTAGTAGAAAGGTGATAAAATTACGATGCAGAAACAGGTAATTACAATTTTAGAGACGAGCGATATACACGGACATGTTCTACCCCTCCACTATGGGTTGAACCAAGAGATGGAAGTGGGAGTTGCTAAAGTAGCTAGCTTGATTAAAAAAGTGCGAGCAGAAGGAAAAAACACTATTTTGATAGATAATGGAGACGTGATTCAAGGCTCTCCACTCGCTTATTACTGTGCACGGATTGGTACGACGGCTCCAAATCCAATGGTAAAGATCTTAGATACACTCGGTTATGATGCTGCTGTACTTGGCAATCATGAGTTTAATTATGGACAACAGACGTTAGATCAAGTGGTGCGGGATTCTTCCTTTCCATGGCTCTCTGCCAATGTACTGGCGAAGGAGACGGGGGAGCCTCTCTATGGTCAACCCTACATCATCAGAGAATATGAACATGGATTGCGGGTGGGCGTGCTCGGAATTACTACTCAGTACATTCCTCATTGGGAAGATCCCAAGCATATTGAGAAGATGGATTTTGCTGACCCCGTTACTACTGCTAAAAAATGGGTTACTTATCTACGTGAAATAGAACAGGTCGACCTTGTTGTGGTCTCTTACCATGGAGGATTGGAACGAGATATAGAGAGCGGAGAAGCCTTAGAACCACTTACTGGAGAGAATCAAGGGTATCAGATATGTGAAGAAGTAGCGGGTATTGATGTACTGTTGACGGGTCATCAACACCGTGATTTAATCGCCCGTACTGCTAACGATGTATTAGTCGTACAACCGGGAAACAATGGCCGCTTCTTGGCAAAGATAACGGTAACCTTGGATCAGAGCGAAGGAAGATGGAAGGTGACGGGTAAAGAGGGGGAATTATTAGCTGTAGAAGGTGTCCCTGTTGATGCGGAGATCGTTTCTTTGATTCAGCCATACGAGGAAGCAACTCAAACCTGGTTAGATCAGCCGATTGGCGTGATTGAAGGCGATATGTTAGTGCGAGATCCTATGGAGATTCGCACCAAAAAACATGCGATGATTCAATTTATCAATCGGGTTCAGATGGATGCAGCAGGTGTTGATATAGCTAGTACATCTTTGTTCGATAATTATGCTCCCGGCTTTCCTAATGCTGTAACGATGAGAGATATCGTAGCCAACTATATCTATCCTAATACACTTAAGGTTCTTCGTCTTAGTGGACAAGACATTAAGGATGCGTTAGAGCACTCTGCATCGTACTTTGCCCCGTATAACGGCGAAAATATTGAGGTTAACCCTAAGTTCTTATACCCAAAACCGGAGCATTATAACTATGATATGTGGGACGGTATTGAATATAGGATTGATATCTCACGCCCTATCGGCGAACGGATAACTCGATTGTCTTATCATGGATCCCCATTACAGATGGATGGGCAGTATGATGTTGTAATGAATAACTATCGTGCTAGTGGTGGGGGTAACTATCATATGTTCCAAGGGAAACAAGTTGTGCGTGAGGTACCGACGGAGATGTCGGAGTTGATCGTTGAATATATAACGAGAACTGGAACCGTGAAGGCAGAAGTAGAGGAGAACTGGTCGCTTATACATGACTAGGTTGCCTTTACAATAGAGAAGAAGAGAAAAGCTGGTGTACCTCCTGCGCAGGAGGTACACCAGCTTTTTGTAATGTGGAATCATATTACATTAGGATAACACATATACCTGATTGTTACATCTCCATGCTATGACCCACTTACCGCTGAGATAGGAGGAGCTTGACGAATAGTCCGCCCTTTTCCATAGGGAACGCAGAGTGGGGTGCCAAAGATAGGATCAAAGGATATTTGGCATTTCATATGAAACACCTCTTTGACCATATCTTCGTCCACAATCTCTTCAGGGTGACCTTGAGCAAAAACCCCACGGTCTTTAATCGCCACCATATAGTCCGCATATCGACAAGCTAAATTAAGGTCGTGTAACACCATGATGATCGTTTTGTTTTGCATTTCATTTAGTTCAAATAGCAGGTCGAGCACTTCGATTTGATGGGCCATATCTAAATATGTAGTAGGTTCATCCAACAAAATGATGTCTGTATCTTGAGCCAGAACCATAGCAATCCACGCACGCTGGCGTTGCCCCCCTGACAGGGCATCGATGGTGCGATCTTTATATTCTTCCATATGGGTTACTTGCAGAGCCCAGGCGACACACCGTTCATCTTCGTGTGACCACTGTTTGCGCCAACTTTGATAGGGATAGCGACCCTGTTTTACTAGTTGCTGTACGGTTAAGCCTTCGGGGGCGATAGGGCTTTGGGGTAAGATAGCTAGGTTCTGGGCAAGCTTTTTAGTCGATTGGTGGTGAATGGATTTACCATCGAGTAAGATATTTCCTTGATGTGGTTTCATCAATCGAGCGAGGGAGCGTAAGAGGGTTGACTTACCACAGCCATTACTACCTACGAGCACGCTTATTTTCCCCTTTGGCAGTGAGAGAGTTAGATTATCGATAATGGTAGATTGACCATATGCCAATGTTAGTTTTTCTGTCTTAAGGGCAGAACGATTCATGCTATACTCCTCCTTAAGCCTTGCGGCCATGATGATAAAGTAGGTAGATGACAAAGGGGGCTCCTAAAATAGCAGTAAAAATTCCCGCAGGTAGGTCTAGTGGTGCAAACGCCGTCCGTGCAATCATGTCTGCTACTAACAAGAGAATCCCTCCTATACAGGCGGCAACAGGTAAATAAGAACTGACAATGGGACCGACAAGCATACGAGCGATGTGTGGTGCCATTAGACCTATAAAGCCGATGGGGCCTGCTGCAGCCACAGCCGCACTGGCGAGGGCAACACTGATGATGACCAACAGAAACTGATTCCATTGAAGAGAAGTCCCGAGACCTTTAGCAATATCTTCTCCTAATTGCTGCACATTCAGGTGTCGAACGATAAAAAATGTACAAACCAGAAAGAAGAGAAGCCAAGGAAGCAAGAGGTGCACTGTTTTCCACGAGCTAGAATATATACTCCCAGCTAGCCACATAGAAGATTGGCTGGCGGTATAGATAGGACTCTTAATTAAGAATAAAGTGGTGAGAGCTTGAGCTGCGGCATTAAAACCGATCCCAATTAAAATGAGGCGCATCGGACTGATGCCTTCTTTCCAAGCGAACAGATAGATAAGAAATGCTGTGATAATCCCACACACAAAGGCAGCTATGGGCTGCCATACAATACTTGCTCCGCTGGCAAATGCGAGAAATCCAACGGCCCCTGCAGAGGCCCCGCCTGTGATGCCAATAATATCAGGTGAGGCGAGCGGGTTGCGTACGAGTGATTGTAGGATACTCCCTGACACAGCTAATGAAATACCAACCATAAGTGCGATTAACGCCCGTGGGAGTCGAAAAGTATAGACGATCAGCTCCATACGAGGATCCCCTGCGCCTATTAATGTTTGCAATACCTCGACAGGAGATAAGTAATAGTCCCCTATGCCTGTACTTAAGAGAAAGGTAAGGATGCAAACCAGAGAAAAGATGAGTGAATACCATAAAGCTTTCATATCTAGAGAGGCTGAATAATAGGAAGTACGAAGATCAAGTTCTTTTTTCATGATGCTGTAAAGCCCCTTCTGGCGATCAAGATAAAGAATGGTGCCCCGATAAGGGCAGTAAGCACACCCACCGGGATATCTTCTGGGTATGAGATAAAACGGGCTCCAACATCGGCAAGGAGGAGAAAAGCCCCTCCTAGTATGGCACAGTATGGAAGTAACCAACGATAATCAATTCCGACTAATGAACGTGCCATGTGGGGAATGATGAGACCCACTAACGATATTGGACCTGCGACTGCGACTGACCCTCCTGCTAAGAGAATAATGATTACGGAGGCACTTAGTTTCACCCAAGTCGTGCGCATGCCTAGACCAGTAGCTGTGTCATCCCCCATCAATAAAGTGGTCATCGGTCGTGCTAACACAGCGGTTAAGCACCATGCGAGTAGAAAGAAAGGCATCACTTCCGCTAGCATTTCTAATTTACGCCCTTGCACGGAGCCACTAATCCAGGAGAGTGTCTCTTCAAGTGCTCGTTGATCAAGTGCCAAGATGCCTTGCACTAAGGTATAAAATAGAGCTGAGATCGCAGCACCGGCAATGGTAAGTTTGATGGGTGTCATTCCCTCTCGTCCAGTTGAGCCTAGCACATATACGATGATTCCGCTTATGGCAGCCCCTGCAAAGGCTATCCATGTATATGCGGTCAAGGAATTGACAGAGAAAAAAGAGATCGACATGACAACGAAAAAGGCGGCACCCGCATTAATTCCGAAGATGCCAGGTGAGGCAAGCGGGTTACGGGTAAGCCCTTGCATCAAAACACCTGCCATGGCCATATTGGCACCGACGACTACAGCGATGACTGCGCGAGGAAGACGGGCTGTTTGGATGATTAGATCAGTTTGATTCGTACTAGCTATATTGGAAGAAAGAGAAACGAGCGCACGTACAAGCGTATTCCAACTGTAATTTTGTAGGCCGAGAGATAAACTGAGCAAAAAACAGATCATAAGCACTACAGTGCCAAAGATTAAGCCCAACCATTTCCCCCTGTGTGAATCGATTAATGGTTTCATCCGTATCGTCGTCCTTTATAGTTGCTTCGCCTTCATTTTATGAGAATGGTTCTCAAATGTCAATAATATTGAGAATCAATTTCATTTAGTTGACAAACGGGTATAGATCATTGTATAGTTCAAATGGTAATGAAAATCTTTATCAATTAGAGGTGAAGAACGGATGAAACGCCGTTGGAATCGATTTTATACACTTTTATCGTTATTGTTGGTGCTCTCGCTAGCATTAACTGCTTGTACTACGAATGAAGCCGATACAGGCTCAAAGGAGAAAGAAAAGAAGAGTGAAGCAGTACGCACTGTAGAACATGCTATGGGGAAAACAGAAATTAAAGGAACTCCTGAGCGTGTTGTCGTCCTCACTAATGAAGGAACGGATATCGTTGTCTCTATGGGCGTGAAACCTGTAGGTGCAGTTCAATCTTGGATTGGCGACCCTTTCTTTGATTACATAAAGGATGATCTTAAGGAAGTAAAGGTAGTAGGGGATGAGTTACAACCTAACCTGGAAACCATCGCTTCTCTCAATCCAGACTTAATCATCGGAACGAAAGTACGGCACGAGAAAATCTATGATAAGCTATCGCAAATCGCACCTACCGTGATGAGTGATTATATCGGTGTAACCTGGAAAGATAATGTAGCATTATATGGGGAAGCGTTAAACAAAGAAGAGAAAGCTACTCAATTAATGGATGACTGGAATAAGCGTGTAGCTAGTTTTAAAGAGAAGCTAGGTGAAAAAGCGGATACCAAAGTATCTATCGTACGATTCTTGCCTGACCATACACGTATCTCCTACAATATGTTCCCAGATGCTATTATTAAAGAAGTAGGATTGTCCCGCCCAGAATCACAGACGGGTAAGGAAGATCCCTATGCAAAAGTGACGAAAGAACGCATCCCAGAGATGGATGGC includes these proteins:
- the phnE gene encoding phosphonate ABC transporter, permease protein PhnE — translated: MSLQTKQPRNWRKWVIIFAIIGIYIWAFAGMPSLIFQETAGQISLSILDGLLHPDWDYVYNPEGGDLLRGLLETLSIAYLGTFVSAFLCLPFAFWAARNLSRYRFISESGTFVLSFIRTFPEIVMALLFIKAVGPGAFAGVLALGIHSIGMLGKLYSESIETIDDGPMEALLASGANKLQILWFAVIPQVIPSFISYTLYRFEINLRSATILGIIGAGGIGAPLLFALQTRAWDRVGIILFGIIVMVMVLDLLSSYIRKKIV
- a CDS encoding OmpL47-type beta-barrel domain-containing protein; translation: MRFQHVFLKVLLAFALILQGVFFIPTQQSFAEGPTDPAPEIQPKVDNENAGKKVLFDNTHGQTAGAADWVIDGAFSDFAHGLAEDGFYVKELRKTTPITYDDLKEYNVFVMPEANIPYKTSEQDALIQYVENGGSIFFVADHYNADRNKNRWDSSEVFNGYRRGAFNDPTKGMSEAEANSDAMKDVTSTDWLESNFGLRFRYNALGDIGANIIVEPEQSFGITEGVNTVAMHAGSTIVITDPKKAKGVVYLPETDAAWPHAVDQGVYAGGGVAEGPYAAIAKLGKGKAAFIGDSSPVEDATPKYMREDKTGSKKTYDGFKEEDDATFLINTINWLANQEEYTSFDQVEGLELDEPTPLLDFEEPAASTEPQPEPWSAPGEGYLWWDMSTFSPGAYGSSKEAEQNPTYSLVHQDVLPNAETFQIRVVMEDLVPGSTVNDVNLGIYVAGGSQVAKVQNEDGSWPDNYGYSPYFSMTADQLGRATKDVTVQIKEGTVGEANLRLRKGSSKLLTNAVTIDNVPAEDLPKDEIELPALSSIADARKQAENKLVTVEGVITTKPGIFGSEAFYLQDDTAGIYVYQKDSGFEVGDKVRISAPIVIYNTEVELTNLVAIEKVGTGELPEPKVVEAAGDSNQGELIRLDNVSIESLGEPSQHGTFEFDAVAGEKTTRVRVDGRTGIKYDEIVAQYEGKKVNISGVSSIYKGTYQLKPLSVEGFSIADVTAPQTEVSVTGDVFSTGVYSGEAKITLTASDEGTGVEKVEYRIGEDEWKQYEEPIVVSAEGKTSLQYRAFDKTGNVEEVKEVSVDVLTVSAKSLKKMIKSSNIDPKAVERLLLVKAKAVDYYFKKADHYHERGNARLAQGYEKAGKTTLKCLSDLVDKADASKDEKKDINMMIDSLIDSRK
- the phnC gene encoding phosphonate ABC transporter ATP-binding protein; this encodes MIELKNISKVYPNGTVGLNQIDTTINQGDFVVIVGRSGAGKSTLLRSINRLHEITDGEIIINGNSITKAKGDQLRKIRRDIGMIFQSFNLIKRTTVLKNILSGRVAYHSTLRTLLGLWPKKDVELALQALERVGIPDKAQTRADELSGGQQQRVSIARALAQEAKIILADEPVASLDPLTTRQVMDDLRRINQELGITMVVNLHFIDIAREYATRIIGLRDGELVFDGPVAEATDEKFSEIYGRDIKNDELLGD
- a CDS encoding ABC transporter substrate-binding protein — protein: MKRRWNRFYTLLSLLLVLSLALTACTTNEADTGSKEKEKKSEAVRTVEHAMGKTEIKGTPERVVVLTNEGTDIVVSMGVKPVGAVQSWIGDPFFDYIKDDLKEVKVVGDELQPNLETIASLNPDLIIGTKVRHEKIYDKLSQIAPTVMSDYIGVTWKDNVALYGEALNKEEKATQLMDDWNKRVASFKEKLGEKADTKVSIVRFLPDHTRISYNMFPDAIIKEVGLSRPESQTGKEDPYAKVTKERIPEMDGDVMAVLSFAMEGQEKDLKSAQDEWMNDPLWKNLDVVKSGQVYEVNDVTWNTAGGYKAANLMLDDLEKYFTSK
- a CDS encoding bifunctional UDP-sugar hydrolase/5'-nucleotidase; this encodes MQKQVITILETSDIHGHVLPLHYGLNQEMEVGVAKVASLIKKVRAEGKNTILIDNGDVIQGSPLAYYCARIGTTAPNPMVKILDTLGYDAAVLGNHEFNYGQQTLDQVVRDSSFPWLSANVLAKETGEPLYGQPYIIREYEHGLRVGVLGITTQYIPHWEDPKHIEKMDFADPVTTAKKWVTYLREIEQVDLVVVSYHGGLERDIESGEALEPLTGENQGYQICEEVAGIDVLLTGHQHRDLIARTANDVLVVQPGNNGRFLAKITVTLDQSEGRWKVTGKEGELLAVEGVPVDAEIVSLIQPYEEATQTWLDQPIGVIEGDMLVRDPMEIRTKKHAMIQFINRVQMDAAGVDIASTSLFDNYAPGFPNAVTMRDIVANYIYPNTLKVLRLSGQDIKDALEHSASYFAPYNGENIEVNPKFLYPKPEHYNYDMWDGIEYRIDISRPIGERITRLSYHGSPLQMDGQYDVVMNNYRASGGGNYHMFQGKQVVREVPTEMSELIVEYITRTGTVKAEVEENWSLIHD
- a CDS encoding iron ABC transporter permease, giving the protein MKPLIDSHRGKWLGLIFGTVVLMICFLLSLSLGLQNYSWNTLVRALVSLSSNIASTNQTDLIIQTARLPRAVIAVVVGANMAMAGVLMQGLTRNPLASPGIFGINAGAAFFVVMSISFFSVNSLTAYTWIAFAGAAISGIIVYVLGSTGREGMTPIKLTIAGAAISALFYTLVQGILALDQRALEETLSWISGSVQGRKLEMLAEVMPFFLLAWCLTAVLARPMTTLLMGDDTATGLGMRTTWVKLSASVIIILLAGGSVAVAGPISLVGLIIPHMARSLVGIDYRWLLPYCAILGGAFLLLADVGARFISYPEDIPVGVLTALIGAPFFILIARRGFTAS
- a CDS encoding phosphate/phosphite/phosphonate ABC transporter substrate-binding protein, whose protein sequence is MFKRLMGVGLSVALAGGLLAGCGGEAADDNKSEKYTPKELNVQLIPSQNAAVLEANAKPLAKLLEEQLDIPVNVSISTDYSTIIEAMDSKKVDVGFLPPTGYVLAKDKGAAEVLLQAQRYGVNKEDGAATDELVDYYLAYIIAKKDSDINSLEDLKGKSIAWQDVTSSAGYVWPAVELNKAGVDPQKDVKSTILQGHSEAVLAVLNGQVDAAAVFGDARNIVKGDFPKVFEETKIVHATEPIPNDTISVRPDLSDEWKKKIQDAFIAIGKDSEGQKIISSMYSHEGYTASDDKTFDIVREYQEKVESLQ
- a CDS encoding ABC transporter ATP-binding protein, giving the protein MNRSALKTEKLTLAYGQSTIIDNLTLSLPKGKISVLVGSNGCGKSTLLRSLARLMKPHQGNILLDGKSIHHQSTKKLAQNLAILPQSPIAPEGLTVQQLVKQGRYPYQSWRKQWSHEDERCVAWALQVTHMEEYKDRTIDALSGGQRQRAWIAMVLAQDTDIILLDEPTTYLDMAHQIEVLDLLFELNEMQNKTIIMVLHDLNLACRYADYMVAIKDRGVFAQGHPEEIVDEDMVKEVFHMKCQISFDPIFGTPLCVPYGKGRTIRQAPPISAVSGS
- the phnE gene encoding phosphonate ABC transporter, permease protein PhnE — protein: MNENSIVSPSKTKSTLTWTLILLFLWGSAYQTGATLTDVFVGIPEMGEILVQMVPPDWAYFDRIYGDMFQTIRMALLGATFGAILAIPLSLFSAYNVFPSSWVVQPARFVLNILRTIPDLLLAAIFVAIFGLGIIPGIFALTIFSLGIIAKLTYEFVETIDPGPMEAMTAVGANKIQWIFFSVIPQVSAQFAAYFLYTFEINIRAAAILGLVGAGGIGMHYKSTLGFLRYDQMSSIILLTLVVVMVIDFITKKIREKLL
- a CDS encoding iron chelate uptake ABC transporter family permease subunit → MKKELDLRTSYYSASLDMKALWYSLIFSLVCILTFLLSTGIGDYYLSPVEVLQTLIGAGDPRMELIVYTFRLPRALIALMVGISLAVSGSILQSLVRNPLASPDIIGITGGASAGAVGFLAFASGASIVWQPIAAFVCGIITAFLIYLFAWKEGISPMRLILIGIGFNAAAQALTTLFLIKSPIYTASQSSMWLAGSIYSSSWKTVHLLLPWLLFFLVCTFFIVRHLNVQQLGEDIAKGLGTSLQWNQFLLVIISVALASAAVAAAGPIGFIGLMAPHIARMLVGPIVSSYLPVAACIGGILLLVADMIARTAFAPLDLPAGIFTAILGAPFVIYLLYHHGRKA